The Methanobacterium formicicum genome window below encodes:
- the cobM gene encoding precorrin-4 C(11)-methyltransferase — translation MQGKVIFIGAGPGDPELLTIKAAKVIEKADLIIYAGSLVNPQVLSEAKEGAEIHNSAQMNLDEIVQMMAESAQAGKLVARVHTGDPAIYGAIAEQIQYLKSEKVPYEIIPGVSSLFASAAALEAELTQPEVSQTVIITRPAGRTPKPDREAIFRLAEHRATMCIFLGVHMIAKVVAELLTFYDPETPVAVVQKASWEDEKIVRGTLEDIADRVKDAGITKTALIVVGDVLGIDEVTPSKLYDAHFTHEYRKGEGE, via the coding sequence ATGCAGGGCAAAGTAATTTTTATTGGAGCCGGTCCGGGAGACCCGGAACTACTTACCATCAAAGCCGCCAAGGTAATTGAAAAGGCAGACCTCATCATATACGCCGGGTCCCTGGTAAACCCCCAGGTCTTATCCGAAGCCAAAGAAGGAGCAGAAATACACAACAGCGCCCAGATGAACCTGGATGAAATAGTTCAGATGATGGCAGAATCTGCCCAGGCCGGTAAACTGGTGGCTAGGGTGCACACTGGTGACCCGGCAATCTACGGGGCCATAGCCGAACAGATACAGTACCTCAAGTCGGAAAAGGTGCCTTATGAAATCATCCCTGGTGTTAGTTCATTGTTTGCCTCGGCTGCGGCACTGGAAGCCGAGCTGACCCAGCCCGAGGTTTCCCAGACAGTCATCATCACCCGTCCCGCCGGGCGCACACCCAAACCGGATCGTGAGGCCATCTTCCGCCTGGCCGAGCACCGGGCCACCATGTGTATATTCCTGGGAGTGCACATGATCGCCAAGGTAGTGGCTGAACTATTGACCTTCTACGACCCGGAGACCCCGGTGGCCGTGGTCCAGAAGGCCAGCTGGGAAGACGAGAAAATAGTCAGGGGCACCCTGGAGGACATAGCCGACCGGGTAAAGGATGCTGGAATAACCAAGACCGCCCTTATTGTAGTGGGGGACGTGCTTGGTATAGATGAGGTAACTCCATCCAAGCTCTACGATGCACACTTCACCCATGAATACCGGAAGGGTGAAGGAGAATAA
- a CDS encoding DUF11 domain-containing protein, with protein MIILVIALVLGVGSVAAASEDNTSQANNSTSITTAPELTETQTDNTVNSDPATPADPQIWRDGAPVARGGHPAGYQYSTIAEAINDALDGDTIMLESGAVFHEQLTVGKSLTFNVLDQDPATLNGSTFSGSILTINPGVTVYLYNLIFTDGNTGDSGGAIFNMGTLTAENCTFTHNTASNNGGAICNWQSTVALTNCTFVGNQGYLGGAILSFMSSNPFSITGCTFTDNIATEGAAINNNIGSTVIIADSNFTGNHADVGGAIINWGVLSITGSNLENNSANFGGAFYIWATGVTTTAHFNRIVGNTAPNGNAIYCSGSTIDATHNWWGNNTPDFSSLFTVVSGGSVNADPWMILQVTTNPGAINNSENSQVTVDLLHDSTYDPANPEASYHDPSLGHVPDKLPILLNLSWGSFTDPVISHTITSYLVNGTTTATFYANEGKAPTDPVTVNATLDSYPASGTIEVEPVSNLSITLNGPATVSAGKTITYTVTFTNSGLDDAENVNLTDNLPPGLYNIRWTAVYSGGASGPASGTGNLNLNLGTVPANGMVTITVTADVPSSTVEGTVLTNMVTVASTTGTTRDATATTTVTGYSENSDPATVNAATSEKTIPMQTTGVPIAGIVLSILMVLGGFIGAQKRE; from the coding sequence ATGATCATTTTAGTTATAGCTCTGGTCCTCGGAGTAGGTAGTGTGGCCGCGGCCAGCGAAGATAACACCAGTCAAGCCAACAACTCCACCAGTATAACCACTGCCCCAGAATTAACCGAAACTCAAACTGACAACACCGTAAACAGTGATCCAGCCACTCCCGCCGACCCTCAGATCTGGCGTGACGGGGCTCCCGTAGCCCGTGGAGGACACCCCGCTGGTTATCAGTACTCCACCATTGCCGAGGCCATTAACGATGCCCTGGACGGGGACACCATAATGCTGGAATCTGGTGCAGTTTTCCATGAACAGCTAACTGTGGGTAAAAGTCTGACCTTCAATGTACTGGACCAGGACCCGGCCACCCTTAACGGCAGCACCTTCTCCGGATCCATACTCACCATCAACCCCGGGGTGACAGTGTACCTGTACAATTTAATATTCACTGATGGGAATACTGGTGACTCTGGTGGTGCCATATTCAATATGGGCACCTTAACTGCTGAAAACTGTACCTTTACCCATAACACCGCTAGCAATAATGGTGGTGCAATATGTAACTGGCAGAGTACCGTTGCTCTAACTAACTGTACCTTTGTGGGTAACCAGGGTTACCTCGGTGGTGCTATCCTGAGTTTTATGAGTTCTAATCCCTTTTCGATTACCGGGTGTACTTTCACTGATAACATAGCAACCGAAGGTGCCGCTATCAACAACAATATAGGTAGTACTGTTATCATTGCTGATAGTAATTTCACGGGTAACCATGCCGATGTCGGGGGAGCTATCATAAACTGGGGAGTTTTAAGCATAACTGGCAGTAACCTGGAAAACAACAGTGCAAACTTTGGTGGTGCCTTCTATATCTGGGCCACCGGTGTTACCACCACCGCCCATTTTAACCGCATCGTGGGGAACACCGCACCTAATGGTAATGCTATTTACTGCAGTGGAAGTACGATAGACGCCACCCACAACTGGTGGGGTAACAACACTCCTGACTTTAGCAGTCTGTTCACCGTGGTCAGCGGTGGCTCAGTAAACGCTGATCCCTGGATGATCCTGCAGGTAACTACCAATCCCGGAGCCATCAACAACAGTGAAAATTCCCAGGTAACTGTGGATTTACTCCACGATTCAACCTACGACCCGGCAAACCCCGAGGCATCCTACCATGACCCATCCTTAGGACATGTACCTGATAAGCTACCCATCTTACTAAACCTGAGCTGGGGAAGTTTCACTGACCCAGTAATCTCACACACCATCACCAGTTACCTGGTAAATGGTACAACTACGGCTACCTTCTATGCTAATGAAGGAAAAGCACCCACAGACCCGGTAACAGTTAACGCCACGTTAGATAGTTATCCGGCATCAGGTACCATCGAAGTCGAGCCGGTAAGCAACCTATCCATCACTTTAAACGGCCCGGCAACAGTTAGTGCAGGTAAAACCATCACCTACACCGTCACCTTCACCAACAGTGGCCTTGATGATGCGGAGAACGTGAACCTAACTGATAACTTACCTCCAGGTCTCTACAATATCCGGTGGACTGCAGTTTACAGTGGAGGGGCTTCTGGTCCTGCCTCTGGTACAGGTAATTTGAACCTGAATCTGGGAACTGTCCCGGCAAATGGTATGGTTACCATTACCGTAACTGCCGATGTACCCTCATCAACTGTAGAGGGCACAGTGTTAACCAACATGGTAACCGTAGCTTCCACTACCGGTACTACCCGTGATGCCACAGCCACTACTACGGTAACCGGTTATAGTGAGAATTCAGACCCGGCAACAGTCAACGCTGCTACCAGCGAAAAGACCATCCCAATGCAGACTACCGGAGTTCCAATAGCCGGAATAGTTCTGTCTATTCTGATGGTGCTGGGCGGATTCATTGGTGCCCAAAAAAGAGAATAA
- a CDS encoding DUF166 domain-containing protein, whose amino-acid sequence MKLYIISSGKYGSRIVNSLAEMGLASSMVGLEEIPEDLPEFIDDFEQYVPKSIPQADLILAVGLFGDINMIVPIIARESGAQSVIIPIHDPAQIPPGLQREIEESAPEIKIVFPKPFCSLEPVGDTYIDEFAEQFGRPQLEIESDGLIKKVKVIRTAPCGSTHFIAENIEGLPAEEAELESGTKLHNYPCNASMSTDPAVGDTILHLAGYQVKEAVRRALGFSMKSAVVDHETCEADECQHECIKHCPQVQIGIDTVTLNENEQAVIDPASCGCCEICIQECPYGSIELEERKFEL is encoded by the coding sequence ATGAAACTTTACATAATAAGTTCAGGGAAGTATGGCAGTCGAATTGTCAACAGTCTGGCTGAAATGGGACTGGCCAGTAGCATGGTGGGTCTGGAGGAGATCCCCGAGGATCTCCCCGAGTTCATAGATGACTTTGAACAGTACGTACCTAAATCCATACCTCAGGCGGATTTAATCCTGGCCGTGGGTCTATTTGGGGATATCAATATGATCGTACCCATCATCGCCCGGGAAAGCGGTGCCCAATCAGTGATCATACCCATACACGACCCGGCACAGATACCACCGGGACTGCAACGGGAGATAGAAGAATCCGCCCCAGAAATTAAGATAGTATTCCCCAAACCCTTCTGTTCCCTGGAACCAGTGGGCGACACCTACATCGATGAATTCGCTGAACAATTTGGAAGACCCCAACTGGAAATAGAATCCGACGGCCTCATAAAGAAGGTTAAAGTAATCCGCACTGCCCCCTGTGGCAGCACCCACTTCATAGCCGAGAACATTGAGGGACTACCCGCCGAGGAAGCAGAACTGGAATCCGGGACCAAACTGCACAACTACCCCTGTAACGCCAGCATGTCCACCGACCCCGCGGTGGGGGACACCATACTCCACCTGGCAGGATACCAGGTCAAGGAAGCTGTGCGCCGGGCACTGGGCTTCTCCATGAAGTCCGCCGTGGTGGACCATGAAACCTGTGAAGCCGATGAATGCCAGCACGAATGCATCAAGCACTGCCCCCAGGTACAGATCGGAATAGACACCGTAACCCTAAATGAGAATGAACAGGCAGTCATTGACCCGGCCAGCTGTGGATGCTGTGAAATATGCATACAGGAATGCCCCTACGGGTCCATAGAACTGGAAGAAAGGAAGTTTGAACTTTAA
- a CDS encoding MarR family transcriptional regulator, with protein MDNKEKVIKAFKDSEEPLNATKVSQISGVDKKEVDKIMKELKKDETIISPKRCYWALKE; from the coding sequence ATGGATAACAAAGAAAAGGTAATTAAAGCATTCAAAGACTCTGAAGAACCTTTAAATGCCACTAAAGTCAGCCAGATATCAGGTGTGGATAAAAAAGAAGTTGACAAAATAATGAAAGAACTCAAAAAAGATGAAACCATCATCTCCCCTAAAAGGTGTTACTGGGCCTTAAAGGAATAA
- a CDS encoding DUF166 domain-containing protein, producing the protein MKLYLLISGKYGSRVVNNLAEHGMAGDIVGMEEFPEDLPDFIEDYACYVPQNLPPADLIIAVGLSGDINMVVPEVARKTGASSAIIPVYDPQQMPPGLQQEIQEAAPHVNFVFPKPFCSLQAMGDPCIDEFASKFGKPQLVIKADRYIKKVKVLRGAPCGSTNYIAKGLWSTPSEEAELVAAHKLHNYPCNASISTDPAVGDTSMHLASYQIKEAVKRGLGYAIKSAVVEPEKCNREKCQEECIKSCPQVLIGLDTITLRGDKKAFIDPATCGYCEICLKECPLDAIEIKNGPFPLE; encoded by the coding sequence ATGAAACTCTACCTTCTAATCTCGGGTAAATACGGGAGCAGGGTGGTTAATAACCTGGCGGAGCATGGAATGGCCGGGGATATTGTGGGGATGGAAGAATTCCCCGAGGATCTGCCTGATTTTATAGAGGACTATGCCTGTTACGTGCCCCAGAACCTGCCCCCGGCGGACCTGATTATAGCGGTGGGACTCTCCGGGGACATCAACATGGTGGTACCCGAGGTGGCCCGTAAAACCGGAGCAAGCTCGGCCATCATACCGGTTTACGACCCCCAGCAGATGCCCCCCGGACTGCAGCAGGAGATCCAGGAAGCAGCGCCCCACGTGAATTTCGTGTTTCCCAAACCATTCTGCTCACTGCAGGCCATGGGTGACCCCTGTATCGATGAGTTTGCCAGTAAATTCGGCAAACCCCAGCTGGTAATCAAGGCCGACCGGTACATAAAGAAGGTGAAAGTCCTGCGGGGCGCACCCTGCGGTTCAACCAACTACATTGCCAAGGGACTGTGGAGCACACCCAGTGAAGAGGCCGAACTGGTGGCCGCCCACAAACTGCACAACTACCCCTGCAACGCCAGCATCAGCACTGACCCGGCAGTGGGGGACACCAGTATGCACCTGGCCAGCTACCAGATCAAGGAAGCAGTTAAAAGGGGCCTGGGATACGCCATTAAATCAGCAGTGGTGGAACCGGAAAAGTGCAACCGTGAAAAATGCCAGGAAGAGTGTATTAAAAGCTGCCCCCAGGTACTTATTGGCTTGGATACCATAACCCTCCGTGGAGATAAGAAGGCCTTCATTGACCCGGCCACATGTGGCTACTGTGAGATATGCCTGAAGGAATGTCCACTGGACGCCATTGAAATAAAAAACGGACCATTTCCACTGGAATAA
- a CDS encoding TIGR04076 family protein, which produces MLEITVHEIKGHCPVYQEGDRITIKDPEIDLDKTDALCTHALSTILHYTTILEHDWIPLALGLTSEGDEDHAYLQCVDPGKPYTDGGTVIFKCRKLDDD; this is translated from the coding sequence ATGTTGGAGATTACTGTCCATGAAATAAAGGGGCACTGCCCGGTTTACCAGGAGGGTGACCGCATCACCATCAAGGATCCGGAGATAGACCTGGATAAAACCGACGCCCTCTGCACCCACGCCCTATCCACTATTTTACACTACACCACTATCCTGGAACATGACTGGATACCCCTGGCCCTGGGACTCACCAGTGAAGGTGATGAAGACCACGCCTACCTGCAATGTGTTGACCCGGGAAAACCATACACCGACGGAGGTACCGTCATCTTCAAATGCCGCAAACTTGATGATGATTAA